In Brevibacillus brevis NBRC 100599, a single genomic region encodes these proteins:
- a CDS encoding pro-sigmaK processing inhibitor BofA family protein — protein MTTGWVIALIVVGILLVIAVSKSVTGPIRWIGFGIMQVVIGALLLFFTNLVGELANFHIPINPVTALLVGLLRLPGLAALIVIKLWVM, from the coding sequence ATGACTACAGGGTGGGTTATAGCACTGATTGTAGTTGGAATTTTGCTGGTGATTGCCGTCAGCAAATCTGTCACGGGCCCGATCAGGTGGATTGGATTTGGGATCATGCAAGTCGTGATTGGCGCACTATTGCTGTTTTTCACCAATCTGGTTGGAGAGCTGGCTAACTTCCACATCCCGATCAACCCGGTGACGGCTCTGCTCGTCGGACTTCTCCGTTTGCCTGGATTGGCGGCGTTGATTGTCATCAAGCTATGGGTTATGTAA
- a CDS encoding DUF2508 family protein, which yields MSRWRKKARFVVEWNEASLDVAVNQARMDWQHARHLVEISEPDGGLDDVIYYLHVTEKRYMYLLAQAKRERNRQQA from the coding sequence GTGAGTAGGTGGAGAAAAAAAGCACGGTTCGTGGTGGAATGGAATGAAGCGAGCTTGGATGTGGCAGTCAATCAGGCGCGAATGGACTGGCAGCATGCCCGCCATCTTGTGGAGATCAGTGAACCGGATGGCGGTTTGGATGATGTCATTTACTATTTGCATGTGACCGAAAAGCGGTATATGTATTTGCTCGCGCAAGCAAAGCGCGAAAGGAATCGCCAACAGGCATAG
- a CDS encoding CPBP family intramembrane glutamic endopeptidase → MLTGPGLSLASGIRRQKSTPWAIMLFIGYWLMFAAELSMIRFHKGVDGKWVASTVGQPEVWLGLLAFGVTVFSFLATVGFIVSLLRERRQLTSWLWQYDELTGNDVLHIVAWLHVFQTGVLLLYGFLLEGTFFSIGTIGGILESAIFQLFLLILIPLWFRGRLGEIGVRRPVRLGQMLLMLAALFLLIALVMDAVVTNPIADWFGLSLSSEREQQIEKEIVQAKETDILAALTSLVVIGILVPIAEEILFRGVIQTYLVQRIGPLLGIFLSSLWFGLLHMDLALFAPLFVIGLLLGFVRHRYQSIWGAVLLHALNNMTGVLYYFQ, encoded by the coding sequence ATGCTGACAGGACCAGGACTGTCGCTTGCGAGTGGGATACGGCGACAAAAGTCCACTCCATGGGCGATCATGCTGTTTATTGGGTATTGGCTCATGTTTGCTGCGGAGTTATCCATGATTCGTTTTCACAAGGGAGTAGACGGAAAGTGGGTCGCTAGTACCGTCGGGCAACCGGAGGTGTGGTTAGGATTACTTGCATTTGGGGTGACGGTATTTAGCTTCCTTGCGACCGTTGGTTTCATTGTGAGCCTGCTAAGAGAAAGACGGCAGCTAACGTCATGGCTGTGGCAATATGACGAGCTTACAGGGAATGATGTACTGCATATTGTAGCTTGGCTGCATGTGTTTCAAACGGGCGTACTGCTGTTGTATGGGTTTTTACTGGAAGGTACCTTCTTTTCCATTGGAACGATCGGAGGGATATTGGAATCAGCTATTTTTCAACTGTTCCTGTTGATTTTGATTCCACTGTGGTTTCGTGGACGACTGGGAGAAATCGGCGTTCGCCGACCTGTACGACTAGGCCAGATGCTGTTGATGCTCGCTGCTCTGTTTCTTTTGATTGCATTAGTGATGGATGCGGTGGTGACTAACCCAATTGCCGACTGGTTTGGACTGTCTCTATCTTCAGAGCGAGAGCAGCAGATCGAAAAAGAGATTGTGCAGGCGAAAGAAACGGATATTTTGGCGGCGCTCACCTCACTCGTGGTCATTGGCATCTTGGTTCCGATTGCGGAGGAGATTTTGTTTCGGGGCGTGATTCAGACTTATCTGGTTCAGAGAATTGGGCCTCTTTTGGGTATTTTCCTGAGCAGTCTCTGGTTTGGGCTCCTACATATGGATCTCGCCCTATTTGCTCCACTTTTTGTCATTGGACTTTTACTCGGATTCGTTCGACATCGGTACCAATCAATCTGGGGAGCCGTTTTGTTGCATGCGTTGAACAACATGACAGGGGTACTTTACTACTTTCAATGA